The proteins below come from a single Miscanthus floridulus cultivar M001 chromosome 1, ASM1932011v1, whole genome shotgun sequence genomic window:
- the LOC136480657 gene encoding uncharacterized protein → MQQLLQTSLASCYKRTPPMELMVQPSMRQGFRVSCMPLPLLARIVNMAATLRVLIVVLAVVSVSLRRAAATTVTVDEACKQHTKYPELCVKSLSSAKPEAKAAAEQGGLAGLAELSLSQAAQVGAETVAFVKGLENTPGGMPPVCLNECVAKFQGALADLQRSKVAVEEAKDVGAVNTWLSAAKIDGDTCMNDCQKVEGGGEMQIVDKIGDLGKMCSIAMSLTDASRNRPAAA, encoded by the coding sequence ATGCAGCAGCTGCTGCAAACCTCCCTGGCCTCATGCTACAAGAGAACACCTCCAATGGAATTAATGGTCCAGCCCTCCATGAGACAAGGATTTCGCGTTTCCTGTATGCCATTGCCATTGCTCGCGCGGATCGTCAACATGGCTGCCACCCTTCGCGTCCTCATCGTCGTCCTCGCCGTCGTCTCGGTCTCCCTCcggcgcgccgccgccaccacggtCACCGTGGATGAGGCGTGCAAGCAGCACACCAAGTACCCGGAGCTGTGCGTGAAGTCCCTGTCGTCCGCGAAGCCGGAGGCGAAGGCGGCGGCCGAGCAGGGCGGCCTGGCAGGGCTGGCGGAGCTGTCGCTGTCGCAGGCGGCGCAGGTGGGCGCGGAGACGGTGGCGTTCGTCAAGGGCCTGGAGAACACGCCGGGGGGCATGCCGCCGGTGTGCCTGAACGAGTGCGTGGCCAAGTTCCAGGGGGCGCTGGCCGATCTGCAGCGGTCcaaggtggcggtggaggaggctaAGGACGTGGGCGCCGTGAACACGTGGCTCTCGGCGGCGAAGATCGACGGCGACACGTGCATGAACGACTGCCAGAAGGTGGAGGGCGGTGGCGAGATGCAGATCGTCGACAAGATCGGTGACCTCGGCAAGATGTGCTCCATCGCCATGTCCCTCACCGATGCTTCTCGTAATCGCCCCGCGGCAGCCTGA
- the LOC136480666 gene encoding pectinesterase 1-like: protein MEARSAMSWYCGSLLAVVIALFLSVSLGVRAAGVGVSGGVDLKASCAATPHPDVCLRALQADHSIKASAASPLDLAAAALRAASTAGGAVGDYARHELDVVKDNLMWQCLNECAEDIEEALDHLDDTEGGLDDGKIRDVKQFLDTAEEDTWSCDESCKHAPNTPIKAALVAKNRDFEEVMRVANALIKRATGGGDAPAPAPPAPRFIN from the coding sequence ATGGAGGCGAGGTCGGCCATGAGCTGGTACTGCGGCTCCCTCCTGGCCGTGGTCATCGCGCTGTTCCTCTCCGTGTCCCTCGGCGTGCGCGCCGCCGGCGTCGGCGTCAGTGGCGGCGTGGACCTCAAGGCGTCGTGCGCGGCGACGCCGCACCCGGACGTGTGCCTGCGCGCGCTCCAGGCCGACCACAGCATCAAGGCCTCGGCGGCCAGCCCACTGgacctggcggcggcggcgctccgcgCGGCGTCGACCGCTGGCGGCGCGGTGGGCGACTACGCGAGGCACGAGTTGGACGTGGTCAAGGACAACCTCATGTGGCAGTGCCTGAACGAGTGCGCCGAGGACATCGAGGAGGCGCTGGACCACCTGGACGACACCGAGGGCGGCCTCGACGACGGCAAGATCCGCGACGTGAAGCAGTTCCTGGACACGGCGGAGGAGGACACGTGGTCCTGCGACGAGTCCTGCAAGCACGCCCCAAACACGCCCATCAAGGCCGCCCTGGTAGCCAAGAACAGGGACTTCGAGGAGGTCATGCGCGTCGCAAATGCGCTCATCAAGCgcgccaccggcggcggcgacgcgccgGCGCCCGCGCCGCCCGCGCCAAGATTCATCAATTGA
- the LOC136480676 gene encoding cell number regulator 7-like, with the protein MYPAKPTAAAASEPAAGMAPPVTGIPISSPIHGAGAGTVAASQWSSGLCACCDDCGLCCLTCWCPCITFGRIAEIVDRGATSCGAAGAIYTVLACFTGCQWIYSCTYRSKMRAQLGLPDVGCCDCCVHFCCEPCALCQQYRELKARGFDPELGWDINAQKPAANTAAGMYPPAAQGMGR; encoded by the exons ATGTATCCGGCCaagcccaccgccgccgccgctagcgaGCCGGCGGCTGGGATGGCGCCGCCGGTGACCGGCATCCCCATCAGCAGCCCCAtccacggcgccggcgccggcacggTCGCGGCCAGCCAGTGGTCCTCCGGCCTCTGCGCCTGCTGCGACGACTGTGGCCTCT gctgcctgACGTGCTGGTGCCCGTGCATCACGTTCGGGCGGATCGCGGAGATCGTGGACCGCGGCGCGACGTCGTGCGGCGCCGCGGGGGCCATCTACACGGTGCTGGCCTGCTTCACGGGCTGCCAGTGGATCTACTCCTGCACGTACCGCTCCAAGATGCGCGCGCAGCTCGGCCTCCCCGACGTCGGCTGCTGCGACTGCTGCGTCCACTTCTGCTGCGAGCCATGCGCGCTCTGCCAGCAGTACAGGGAGCTCAAGGCCCGCGGCTTCGACCCCGAGCTCGGCTGGGACATCAACGCACAGAAGCCGGCGGCCAACACCGCCGCCGGCATGTACCCGCCGGCGGCGCAGGGGATGGGCCgctaa
- the LOC136480683 gene encoding cell number regulator 3-like, with product MYPAPDEAAPGVVVAPVAGLFPGAGASREWSSGLFDCFHDFDTCCMTFWCPCITFGRTAEIVDHGTTSCGTSGALFALIEYLSASWCTWAYSCTYRGRMRAQHGLPEAPCADFLVHLCCLPCALCQEYRELKARGYEPILGWEFNAQRAAAGVAMSAPAAQGMGR from the exons ATGTATCCGGCGCCCGACGAGGCGGCGCCCGGGGTGGTGGTGGCGCCGGTGGCCGGCTTATTCCCCGGCGCCGGAGCGTCCAGGGAGTGGTCATCGGGCCTCTTCGACTGCTTCCACGACTTCGACACCT GCTGCATGACGTTTTGGTGCCCGTGCATCACGTTCGGGCGGACGGCGGAGATCGTGGACCACGGCACGACGTCGTGCGGGACGAGCGGGGCGCTGTTCGCGCTCATCGAGTACCTGTCGGCGTCGTGGTGCACGTGGGCCTACTCCTGCACGTACCGCGGCAGGATGCGCGCGCAGCACGGCCTCCCCGAGGCGCCCTGCGCCGACTTCCTCGTCCACCTCTGCTGCCTGCCCTGCGCGCTCTGCCAGGAGTACAGGGAGCTCAAGGCGCGCGGCTACGAACCCATCCTTGGCTGGGAATTCAATGCCCAGAGGGCCGCCGCCGGCGTCGCCATGTCCGCGCCGGCCGCGCAAGGGATGGGACGCTGa
- the LOC136480692 gene encoding cell number regulator 10-like, translating to MYPAKPYEAAGVAAAPVVGFPVAGAARQRWSSGLFDCLDDCHICCLTYWCPCITFGRIAEMVDRGATSCGTSGALYAVIACLTASQCTWVYSCTYRAMMRAQFGLPEAPCADCLVHLCCEPCALCQQYRELMARGLDPVHGWDLNAAMYPPPTQGMRRR from the exons ATGTATCCGGCTAAGCCCTACGAGGCGgccggggtggcggcggcgccagTGGTCGGCTTCCCCGTCGCCGGAGCGGCCAGGCAGCGGTGGTCGTCGGGCCTCTTCGACTGCTTGGACGACTGCCACATCT GCTGCCTGACGTACTGGTGCCCGTGCATCACGTTCGGGCGGATCGCGGAGATGGTGGACCGCGGCGCGACGTCGTGCGGGACGAGCGGGGCGCTGTACGCGGTCATCGCCTGCCTCACGGCGTCGCAGTGCACGTGGGTCTACTCGTGCACGTACCGCGCCATGATGCGCGCGCAGTTCGGCCTCCCCGAGGCGCCCTGCGCCGACTGCCTCGTCCACCTCTGCTGCGAGCCCTGCGCGCTCTGCCAGCAGTACAGGGAGCTCATGGCGCGCGGCCTCGACCCCGTCCACGGCTGGGACTTGAACGCCGCCATGTACCCGCCGCCCACGCAGGGGATGCGACGACGCTGA